ATACCAGTGACAGGGTATTCATTAACTATTTTTTCCATATACTCATCAAGCTTTGCAATTTCTTCATCAAAAATCATAGCGAAAATACCAGTAATCAACGTGTTTTCAACAATTCCTTCATTAGACCACACTTCATCTGTTAACACTTTCTTCTCACGATCATCGATAGGCACAAACGCTTCTGAATAAAAATGTGGCTCCCCTACAGATTCAACATAAACAAGGGCGTTATCAATTGTTCCTACAACATTTTGTACAATCACTTCTGTTTTATATTTTTCTAGAAAAAACGTTTGAACAGCTTCTTCAATCTCTTTCCGATTGTCTTGCGCAATTTCATTAATTTTTGTTGCTCCTTTAGGATCATATTCTTCCCCAGTATAGTCCTGCACACTGACATAAAGATCGCGTTCATGTTGGTTTTTGTTTAATTCTTCATTATCTGTAGATCCAGTCTCCGTATCTACGTTTTTAGTGGTTTGTTCGTCTTCTACTTTTTTATCCATATTCATACATCCTCCAAGTACTAGTGATAGTCCCATACTACATATAAGTAATTTTTTTAGTTTCAATAGGTAGTACCCCCTTTAAAAAAGTTTATCAATTACAAATTATATGACAACCAGAAAATAATTCCCAGTCGTTTCCTTATATTCTTTTAGATTTAAACCAAAACGGTAGGTTAGTAGGAGGTAGAGATAGTTCAATAGAATCAATTTTGAGGAATAATGTAGAGGTTTGATTTGTGGTTTTATATGTTAAATTATCAATATGTATTTCTTAGTAGATGATATTCATTCACATCCGCCAAGCGAATTCCCCGTATCGGACGTCACACCGCCAACACTCTAATTATTTGTATATTTTTACTAATATATAAATTTATGAAAAGTCAGTTAGCAACATATACTAGTAAAACAATTCTGCCTTCATATTAGTTTATTAATTCAAAAAACATTTTAAATATAGATGTTCAACAATATCCGCCATCTTGATTTTGTCGATCAAAACTATATCAATATACCTTATTATACTAATAATTCTAGTAAATATACCCTATTTTATTGTAAGTCCTTTTATTCATTTCTATTTTTTTCTACATTTACTATTCTAACATTAAATAAACATTGGTAGAATCATAGCGGAAATACCAATATTAAGGAGTGTGAAATATGAATAAATTTGTAATGTCTATTATCAGCTTGTTGTTAGTTTTTTCAATGTTAACACCATTTCAACAAGTAGAAGCAAGTGAAAGTAAGTCTTACGAGCGTATAGCTGGGGATAACCGTATCCAAACAGCCATTGAAATATCCAAAGAAGGTTGGCCAAAGGGTGTAGGGCACAACCAATTTGGTACCAAAGTGGTTATTCTAGCAAGAGCAGATGTACCTGCTGATGCCTTAGCAGCAGCTAGTTTGGTAGGTAAAAAAGACGCCCCTATACTACTTACGTATTCCGACAAACTACCTGAAGAAACCTTAAAAGAAATAGAACGATTAAAACCTGAGCATATCTATATTTTAGGTGGAGAAAAAGCAATTAGTGAATCAATTGACAAAAAATTAGATGATAAGGGTTTCATTCCTATTAGAATTGCTGGCGACGATCGTTTCCAAACTGCCAATTGGATTAATATATTTTCTGGAGGTCACCTTGATTCTACTGACACCGCAATAATTGCAAATGGGGAAACAATTGTAGATGCACTTTCTGCGAGCAGCTTTTCAGCCTTAAACAATATCCCAATCTTTTTAGCTAAAAAAAGATGAATTACCTGTCAAATTGCCAGATAATATTAAAAAAGTTTACATTTATGGAGGAACTGCTGTCATTTCAGAAAAACTCGAAAGAGAATTAACTAATAAAGGAATCAAAGTTGTAGAACGATTTGCTGGAGAGAATCGTTATGAAACAGGATTATTGGCAACTTCTTTAACCAAAACAGATAGAGTCATTTTAGCACGCGGAACATCAACAAATCCAAAATCACCCGAGTTCCCTGATGCAGTAGCCGCTAGTGGATTAGCACTTAAAAAGAACGCAAATATTGTTCTTACAGATCCAAACAAACCAAATGCTTTAGTAAAAGATTTCGTACAAAAGCAAAAGAAACATTTTGTTTTAGGTGGTCCTGTTGCAATTAGTAACTCTGTTATTAAAAGCTATGGTTTAACCAATGAAAAAGATGTAGACACTACTGAGGCTCATTTTATTGATGTTGAACAAGGAAATAGCACATTGTTTCTTTTACCAAATGGTAAAAATGTTCTCATTGATGGTGGTCTAAAATCAGAGGGGGACAAAGTCGTTTCCTACTTGAATGATTTGGGAATTGATAAAATTGACCTCATGATAGCTACTCAACTCGACGAAGAACATCTTGGTGGATTACTTACAGTTTTAGATGAAATTTCAGTTAAAAGGTTCATGAATTATAGTGGAACATACAATGGATATGATAGTGAATTAATAGATGAGTTACGTAGGTTAGATGATGACTTATACTATGAAATAGCTAAAGAAGGAAATTCTATCACAATTGATAGTTCTGTTGATATTCAAATTTTGAATACCAGGGATTCTGACAGCTCTAATATGGATGATTCCTCTACTGTCCTAAATGTTACGTATGGTGAAACTGATTTTCTTCTAATGAGTGACGCTACTAAAAAGGTAGAAGATAAAATGATCGAAAAATATGATATTGATGCTGAAATATTACAAGTAGGACAGCACGGAGCAAATACAGCAACTAGTAGCGCGTTTTTAAATGAAGTCAAACCTGAACTATCCATTATTTCTTATGGGGAAAATTCAAATGGACTTCCAAGTAACGATGTCATCAAACGATTGGAAAAAGTGAATTCACAAATTAAATCTACTAAAAACCATGGCGACATTAAAATCGTGACTGATGGAGTTAACTATACAGTTAAAACAAGTAAAAACTAATGACGTTAAAAAGAAGATTGCCTTGAGCAATCTTCTTTTTTATATGCAAACTATTGTACTTTCGAAACTACATCTTCTTTCAATGCTTCAAGAAGGTCTTTACTCTCCGTAAAGGTTTCTCCTTTAACTCCGAAGTAGAATTTAATTTTCGGCTCTGTTCCTGACGGACGAAGGCAGAACCAAGAACCGTTTTCAAGGTGGTATTTTAATACATTTGACTTTGGTAACTTGATTTCGGACTTTTGCCCCGACAATAAGTGATGGGCTTCAGATGATTGATAGTCCTCCACAGAAACAACCGTATAACCTGCCACTTTAGTCGGGGGATTTTGACGGAAATCAGCTAACATTTGTCCGATTTTTTCTGAACCAGCCTTCCCTTTAAAGGTCATGGACACAAGGTCTTCTAAATAGAAGCCATACTTTTCCCAAATCTCGAACAGACCTTCATACAACGACTTTCCTTGTTTTTTATAAAAGGCAGCTACTTCAACGGCCATGACAGCCGACTGAACGGCATCTTTGTCACGAACAAAGTCGCCA
This portion of the Bacillus carboniphilus genome encodes:
- a CDS encoding cell wall-binding repeat-containing protein encodes the protein MNKFVMSIISLLLVFSMLTPFQQVEASESKSYERIAGDNRIQTAIEISKEGWPKGVGHNQFGTKVVILARADVPADALAAASLVGKKDAPILLTYSDKLPEETLKEIERLKPEHIYILGGEKAISESIDKKLDDKGFIPIRIAGDDRFQTANWINIFSGGHLDSTDTAIIANGETIVDALSASSFSALNNIPIFLAKKR
- a CDS encoding DUF1672 family protein; its protein translation is MDKKVEDEQTTKNVDTETGSTDNEELNKNQHERDLYVSVQDYTGEEYDPKGATKINEIAQDNRKEIEEAVQTFFLEKYKTEVIVQNVVGTIDNALVYVESVGEPHFYSEAFVPIDDREKKVLTDEVWSNEGIVENTLITGIFAMIFDEEIAKLDEYMEKIVNEYPVTGIRQEALESVYGNGYSTPYYYTNAFHTDFQKIYDMYMENPHVTKEQLKKQFSKDDYDPEDFSITIYLFMEIQNVEPDKEIFDKISYDIENMQGIPQGIYSIYLHDLSVKSFHL
- a CDS encoding cell wall-binding repeat-containing protein; translation: MPDNIKKVYIYGGTAVISEKLERELTNKGIKVVERFAGENRYETGLLATSLTKTDRVILARGTSTNPKSPEFPDAVAASGLALKKNANIVLTDPNKPNALVKDFVQKQKKHFVLGGPVAISNSVIKSYGLTNEKDVDTTEAHFIDVEQGNSTLFLLPNGKNVLIDGGLKSEGDKVVSYLNDLGIDKIDLMIATQLDEEHLGGLLTVLDEISVKRFMNYSGTYNGYDSELIDELRRLDDDLYYEIAKEGNSITIDSSVDIQILNTRDSDSSNMDDSSTVLNVTYGETDFLLMSDATKKVEDKMIEKYDIDAEILQVGQHGANTATSSAFLNEVKPELSIISYGENSNGLPSNDVIKRLEKVNSQIKSTKNHGDIKIVTDGVNYTVKTSKN